One window from the genome of Larus michahellis chromosome 23, bLarMic1.1, whole genome shotgun sequence encodes:
- the CNN2 gene encoding calponin-2: MSSSQFNKGPSYGLSAEVKNRLAQKYDPQKEAELRTWIESVTGQQIGPDFQKGLKDGVILCELMNKLQPNAVRKINRSAQNWHQLENLSNFIKAMASYGMNPVDLFEANDLFESGNLTQVQVSLLALAGMAKTKGMQSGVDIGVKYSEKQQRNFDEAKMKAGQCVIGLQMGTNKCASQSGMTAYGTRRHLYDPKNQILPPMDHSTISLQMGTNKCASQVGMTAPGTRRHIYDAKMGTEKCDNSSMSLQMGSNQGANQSGQVFGLGRQIYDPKYCPQGSQGEVANAACDQSGDPPGYHYYREEEESY; this comes from the exons ATGAGCAGCTCCCAGTTCAACAAGGGCCCGTCCTACGGCCTCTCCGCCGAGGTCAAGAACCGA ctcgcCCAGAAGTATGACCCGCAGAAAGAAGCCGAGCTGCGGACGTGGATCGAGAGCGTCACGGGGCAGCAGATCGGGCCCGATTTCCAGAAGGGACTGAAGGACGGGGTGATCCTCTGCGA gcTCATGAACAAGCTGCAGCCCAACGCGGTGAGGAAGATCAACCGCTCGGCTCAGAACTGGCACCAG CTGGAGAACCTCTCCAACTTCATCAAGGCCATGGCCAGCTACGGCATGAACCCCGTGGACCTCTTCGAAGCCAACGACCTCTTTGAGAGCGGGAACCTGACGCAGGTGCAGGTGTCGCTGCTGGCGCTGGCGGGCATG GCCAAGACGAAGGGGATGCAGAGCGGCGTGGACATCGGCGTGAAGTACtcggagaagcagcagaggaactTCGACGAGGCCAAGATGAAGGCTGGGCAGTGTGTGATCGGGCTGCAG ATGGGCACGAACAAGTGTGCCAGCCAGTCGGGCATGACGGCCTACGGCACCAGGAGGCACCTCTACGACCCCAAGAACCAGATCCTGCCACCCATGGACCACTCCACCATCAGCCTCCAGATGGGTACCAACAAGTGTGCCAGCCAG GTGGGCATGACGGCTCCCGGCACCAGGAGACACATCTACGACGCCAAGATGGGGACGGAGAAGTGCGACAACTCCTCCATGTCGCTGCAGATGGGCTCCAACCAGGGCGCCAACCAGAGCGGCCAGGTCTTCGGCTTGGGCCGTCAGATCTACGACCCCAAGTACTGCCCGCAGGGTAGCCAGGGCGAGGTGGCCAACGCCGCCTGTGACCAGAGCGGGGACCCCCCTGGGTACCACTACTAccgcgaggaggaggagagctaCTGA